Proteins from one Cyclopterus lumpus isolate fCycLum1 chromosome 11, fCycLum1.pri, whole genome shotgun sequence genomic window:
- the pdcd6ip gene encoding programmed cell death 6-interacting protein isoform X1 — protein sequence MATFISVPLKKSTEVDLVKPLSKFITASYPAGEEQGEYIRAVEELNKLRKNALGRPLDKHESSLEILLRYYDQLCAVEPKFPFSENQLCLTFTWKDAFDKGSLFGGSVKLALASLGYEKTCVLFNAAALASQIASEQNLDNDEGLKAAAKFYQLASGAFGHIKDTVLSALNREPTMDISPETVGTLKLIMLAQAQEVFFLKATSDKMKDAVIAKLANQAADFYGEACKQCQYKDNLPKYFYFQEVLSVLAAKHTIMQANAELHQSVTSKQKKHFGEEIARLQRSAELVKTVASGYDEYVSVKDLSEKINRALVAAKKDNDFIYHDRVPEVKDLEHIGKAALVKATTITYPLSLKFADLFEKMVPMVVQQSMSVYTQRKAETVNRLVGTMRETTNLCNGVLASLNLPAALEDLSGDSIPQSIAEKARAVVQLGGLQSIEQLIKDLPELLTRNREILDESLKMLDDEETTDSDLRTKFNQRWNRTPSGDLYKPLRAEGANFRNILDKAVQADQVVRDRYTTHCDMIALLCKPENELNAAIPSANPTKTLQGNEVVNVLRSQLAQLDEMKKERETLEGEIKAVTFDMSTSFLMALSQDGAINEEQLSLSQLDQLYSAYNQRVQATLRTQEELLGQVQTSHQEFSSLKQSNTEANQREEVLKKLASAHDSYVEISNNLREGTKFYNDLTEILLKFQNKCSDIVFARKTERDELLKDLQQSIAREPSAPSFNVPAYQSNPAVSAGGPTPAPRTVFQSQQPQAKPLPPARPPPPSITPQAAFTPPINAPPTGPPNSNPPPLAAPTQAQGPPYPNYQGYPGYFQMPGYNPYAYGQYNMPYMAYQQTPGQAGYPAAPPPGQPYPGYPQQPPQQQPYYPQQ from the exons ATGGCGACGTTTATTTCAGTCCCGTTAAAAAAGTCAACCGAGGTGGATCTGGTAAAACCACTTTCTAAATTTATAACAGCTTCCTACCCAGCGGGCGAGGAGCAAGGGGAGTATATCCGCGCGGTGGAGGAGTTGAACAAGCTCCGCAAAAACGCGCTGGGAAGGCCGCTGGACAAACACGAGAGCTCCCTGGAGATCCTGCTCAG atacTATGACCAACTATGTGCTGTCGAGCCCAAATTCCCCTTCTCTGAAAACCAG CTCTGCTTAACCTTCACTTGGAAGGATGCCTTTGATAAAGGATCGCTGTTCGGTGGCTCAGTCAAGCTTG CTTTGGCCAGTTTGGGCTACGAGAAGACGTGTGTGTTGTTCAACGCAGCAGCCTTGGCCAGTCAGATCGCCTCAGAGCAAAACCTGGACAATGATGAGGGACTGAAGGCGGCAGCCAAATTTTATCAG CTGGCTAGCGGAGCGTTTGGTCACATCAAGGACACGGTGCTGTCAGCGCTCAACAGGGAGCCCACCATGGACATCTCTCCTGAGACTGTGGGAACCCTGAAACTCATCATGCTGGCCCAGGCCCAGGAGGTCTTCTTCCTCAAAGCCACCTCAG ATAAGATGAAAGATGCTGTCATTGCAAAGCTGGCCAATCAGGCAGCAGATTTCTACGGCGAAGCCTGCAAGCAGTGTCAGTACAAAGACAACCTTCCCAAG tatttttattttcaggaaGTTCTGTCGGTGCTGGCGGCCAAGCACACCATCATGCAAGCCAACGCTGAGCTGCACCAGAGCGTCACATCCAAGCAGAAGAAGCACTTTGGAGAGGAGATCGCTCGCCTGCAG CGCTCGGCAGAGTTGGTGAAGACGGTGGCGTCTGGTTACGACGAATATGTGAGCGTCAAGGATCTGAGTGAGAAGATTAACCGAGCCCTCGTCGCAGCCAAAAAAGACAATGACTTTATCTACCACGACCGTGTACCCGAGGTCAAGGATCTGGAACACATTGGCAAGGCAGCCCTCGTCAAAGCCACCACCATCACATATCCACTCAGCCTGAAATTTGCAG ACTTGTTTGAGAAGATGGTCCCCATGGTGGTGCAGCAGTCCATGAGCGTTTACACCCAGAGGAAGGCCGAGACTGTTAACAGACTGGTGGGAACGATGAGGGAGACTACCAATCTCTGCAATGG GGTGTTGGCATCCCTAAACCTGCCAGCTGCTCTAGAGGACCTGTCAGGAGATTCTATCCCACAATCCATTGCTGAGAAGGCCCGAGCCGTCGTGCAGCTGGGAGGACTGCAGAGCATTGAGCAGCTGATCAAAGACCTGCCTGAGCTTCTGACCCGCAACAGAGAGATCCTGGATGAG tCTCTGAAGATGCTGGATGACGAAGAGACGACAGACAGCGACCTGAGAACCAAGTTCAACCAGCGCTGGAACAGAACCCCGTCTGGAGACCTCTACAAGCCCCTTCgcgcag AGGGAGCTAACTTCCGCAACATCTTGGACAAGGCCGTGCAAGCGGACCAGGTGGTGAGGGACCGCTACACCACCCACTGTGACATGATCGCCCTGCTGTGTAAACCAGAGAACGAGCTCAATGCTGCCATCCCCTCCGCCAACCCGACCAAGACACTGCAGGGCAACGAG GTAGTGAACGTGCTGCGCTCCCAGCTCGCCCAGTTGGATGAGAtgaagaaggaaagggagaCCCTGGAGGGAGAGATCAAGGCTGTGACCTTTGACATGTCTACCAGCTTCCTGATGGCGCTCTCCCAAGACGGGGCCATCAATGAGGAGCAGCTGTCACTCTCTCAGCTCGACCAGTTGTACAGCGCCTACAACCAGCGGGTACAGGCCACCCTCCGCACGCAGGAAGAGCTGCTGGGACAAGTGCAG ACCTCCCACCAGGAGTTCAGCAGTCTGAAGCAGTCCAACACGGAAGCCAACCAGAGAGAGGAGGTCCTGAAGAAGCTGGCTTCAGCCCACGACAGCTACGTTGAGATCAGCAACAACCTTCGCGAAGGCACCAAG ttctACAACGACTTGACAGAAATCCTGCTTAAGTTCCAGAACAAATGCAGCGACATCGTTTTTGCTCGCAAGACAGAGCGAGATGAATTACTTAA GGACCTGCAGCAGAGCATCGCCCGCGAGCCCAGCGCTCCATCCTTCAACGTTCCTGCATATCAGAGCAACCCAGCTGTCTCTGCTGGTGGCCCAACCCCTGCACCCAGGACCGTTTTT CAATCTCAACAACCCCAGGCGAAGCCTCTGCCCCCAGCCAGGCCTCCTCCGCCGAGCATCACCCCTCAAGCAGCCTTCACCCCTCCCATCAATGCACCACCAACTGGCCCTCCCAACAGCAATCCACCACCTTTGGCCGCACCAACCCAGGCCCAGGGACCGCCTTACCCCAACTATCAAGGCTATCCAGG GTACTTCCAGATGCCTGGCTATAATCCCTATGCTTACGGACAGTACAACATGCCCTACATGGCCTATCAGCAGACTCCAGGACAAGCGGGCTACCCAGCAGCCCCTCCTCCTGGACAGCCCTACCCTGGGTACCCCCAGCAACCACCTCAGCAGCAGCCCTACTACCCTCAGCAATAA
- the pdcd6ip gene encoding programmed cell death 6-interacting protein isoform X2, which translates to MATFISVPLKKSTEVDLVKPLSKFITASYPAGEEQGEYIRAVEELNKLRKNALGRPLDKHESSLEILLRYYDQLCAVEPKFPFSENQLCLTFTWKDAFDKGSLFGGSVKLALASLGYEKTCVLFNAAALASQIASEQNLDNDEGLKAAAKFYQLASGAFGHIKDTVLSALNREPTMDISPETVGTLKLIMLAQAQEVFFLKATSDKMKDAVIAKLANQAADFYGEACKQCQYKDNLPKEVLSVLAAKHTIMQANAELHQSVTSKQKKHFGEEIARLQRSAELVKTVASGYDEYVSVKDLSEKINRALVAAKKDNDFIYHDRVPEVKDLEHIGKAALVKATTITYPLSLKFADLFEKMVPMVVQQSMSVYTQRKAETVNRLVGTMRETTNLCNGVLASLNLPAALEDLSGDSIPQSIAEKARAVVQLGGLQSIEQLIKDLPELLTRNREILDESLKMLDDEETTDSDLRTKFNQRWNRTPSGDLYKPLRAEGANFRNILDKAVQADQVVRDRYTTHCDMIALLCKPENELNAAIPSANPTKTLQGNEVVNVLRSQLAQLDEMKKERETLEGEIKAVTFDMSTSFLMALSQDGAINEEQLSLSQLDQLYSAYNQRVQATLRTQEELLGQVQTSHQEFSSLKQSNTEANQREEVLKKLASAHDSYVEISNNLREGTKFYNDLTEILLKFQNKCSDIVFARKTERDELLKDLQQSIAREPSAPSFNVPAYQSNPAVSAGGPTPAPRTVFQSQQPQAKPLPPARPPPPSITPQAAFTPPINAPPTGPPNSNPPPLAAPTQAQGPPYPNYQGYPGYFQMPGYNPYAYGQYNMPYMAYQQTPGQAGYPAAPPPGQPYPGYPQQPPQQQPYYPQQ; encoded by the exons ATGGCGACGTTTATTTCAGTCCCGTTAAAAAAGTCAACCGAGGTGGATCTGGTAAAACCACTTTCTAAATTTATAACAGCTTCCTACCCAGCGGGCGAGGAGCAAGGGGAGTATATCCGCGCGGTGGAGGAGTTGAACAAGCTCCGCAAAAACGCGCTGGGAAGGCCGCTGGACAAACACGAGAGCTCCCTGGAGATCCTGCTCAG atacTATGACCAACTATGTGCTGTCGAGCCCAAATTCCCCTTCTCTGAAAACCAG CTCTGCTTAACCTTCACTTGGAAGGATGCCTTTGATAAAGGATCGCTGTTCGGTGGCTCAGTCAAGCTTG CTTTGGCCAGTTTGGGCTACGAGAAGACGTGTGTGTTGTTCAACGCAGCAGCCTTGGCCAGTCAGATCGCCTCAGAGCAAAACCTGGACAATGATGAGGGACTGAAGGCGGCAGCCAAATTTTATCAG CTGGCTAGCGGAGCGTTTGGTCACATCAAGGACACGGTGCTGTCAGCGCTCAACAGGGAGCCCACCATGGACATCTCTCCTGAGACTGTGGGAACCCTGAAACTCATCATGCTGGCCCAGGCCCAGGAGGTCTTCTTCCTCAAAGCCACCTCAG ATAAGATGAAAGATGCTGTCATTGCAAAGCTGGCCAATCAGGCAGCAGATTTCTACGGCGAAGCCTGCAAGCAGTGTCAGTACAAAGACAACCTTCCCAAG gaaGTTCTGTCGGTGCTGGCGGCCAAGCACACCATCATGCAAGCCAACGCTGAGCTGCACCAGAGCGTCACATCCAAGCAGAAGAAGCACTTTGGAGAGGAGATCGCTCGCCTGCAG CGCTCGGCAGAGTTGGTGAAGACGGTGGCGTCTGGTTACGACGAATATGTGAGCGTCAAGGATCTGAGTGAGAAGATTAACCGAGCCCTCGTCGCAGCCAAAAAAGACAATGACTTTATCTACCACGACCGTGTACCCGAGGTCAAGGATCTGGAACACATTGGCAAGGCAGCCCTCGTCAAAGCCACCACCATCACATATCCACTCAGCCTGAAATTTGCAG ACTTGTTTGAGAAGATGGTCCCCATGGTGGTGCAGCAGTCCATGAGCGTTTACACCCAGAGGAAGGCCGAGACTGTTAACAGACTGGTGGGAACGATGAGGGAGACTACCAATCTCTGCAATGG GGTGTTGGCATCCCTAAACCTGCCAGCTGCTCTAGAGGACCTGTCAGGAGATTCTATCCCACAATCCATTGCTGAGAAGGCCCGAGCCGTCGTGCAGCTGGGAGGACTGCAGAGCATTGAGCAGCTGATCAAAGACCTGCCTGAGCTTCTGACCCGCAACAGAGAGATCCTGGATGAG tCTCTGAAGATGCTGGATGACGAAGAGACGACAGACAGCGACCTGAGAACCAAGTTCAACCAGCGCTGGAACAGAACCCCGTCTGGAGACCTCTACAAGCCCCTTCgcgcag AGGGAGCTAACTTCCGCAACATCTTGGACAAGGCCGTGCAAGCGGACCAGGTGGTGAGGGACCGCTACACCACCCACTGTGACATGATCGCCCTGCTGTGTAAACCAGAGAACGAGCTCAATGCTGCCATCCCCTCCGCCAACCCGACCAAGACACTGCAGGGCAACGAG GTAGTGAACGTGCTGCGCTCCCAGCTCGCCCAGTTGGATGAGAtgaagaaggaaagggagaCCCTGGAGGGAGAGATCAAGGCTGTGACCTTTGACATGTCTACCAGCTTCCTGATGGCGCTCTCCCAAGACGGGGCCATCAATGAGGAGCAGCTGTCACTCTCTCAGCTCGACCAGTTGTACAGCGCCTACAACCAGCGGGTACAGGCCACCCTCCGCACGCAGGAAGAGCTGCTGGGACAAGTGCAG ACCTCCCACCAGGAGTTCAGCAGTCTGAAGCAGTCCAACACGGAAGCCAACCAGAGAGAGGAGGTCCTGAAGAAGCTGGCTTCAGCCCACGACAGCTACGTTGAGATCAGCAACAACCTTCGCGAAGGCACCAAG ttctACAACGACTTGACAGAAATCCTGCTTAAGTTCCAGAACAAATGCAGCGACATCGTTTTTGCTCGCAAGACAGAGCGAGATGAATTACTTAA GGACCTGCAGCAGAGCATCGCCCGCGAGCCCAGCGCTCCATCCTTCAACGTTCCTGCATATCAGAGCAACCCAGCTGTCTCTGCTGGTGGCCCAACCCCTGCACCCAGGACCGTTTTT CAATCTCAACAACCCCAGGCGAAGCCTCTGCCCCCAGCCAGGCCTCCTCCGCCGAGCATCACCCCTCAAGCAGCCTTCACCCCTCCCATCAATGCACCACCAACTGGCCCTCCCAACAGCAATCCACCACCTTTGGCCGCACCAACCCAGGCCCAGGGACCGCCTTACCCCAACTATCAAGGCTATCCAGG GTACTTCCAGATGCCTGGCTATAATCCCTATGCTTACGGACAGTACAACATGCCCTACATGGCCTATCAGCAGACTCCAGGACAAGCGGGCTACCCAGCAGCCCCTCCTCCTGGACAGCCCTACCCTGGGTACCCCCAGCAACCACCTCAGCAGCAGCCCTACTACCCTCAGCAATAA